A portion of the Cellulophaga algicola DSM 14237 genome contains these proteins:
- a CDS encoding PAAR domain-containing protein, whose amino-acid sequence MAGKPAATVGSNHTCPMCSGTTPHVGGPITQGSPNVFINGKPAARMGDMCTCVGPPDVIAQGNPTVLINGVPIATVGSMTAHGGIIISGESNVIIGSNTPKPLTVTMPITDIPFPKINIIDKVLSSKYIKEATANQEKLKAEAYNDNDDISISSRVAIKQLIDYCKDNESKVFINQFKLVYGNKIDEESFKILQEKGRNNKIKQPLIKTTKGYVQNEVYYSFKEGKHIIQVTERIIKASKESEAQHDKLMLNLANAFHDYIEYIIKHECQPTQNT is encoded by the coding sequence ATGGCAGGAAAACCAGCGGCAACGGTAGGGAGTAACCATACATGTCCAATGTGTAGTGGCACAACACCACACGTAGGCGGACCAATAACCCAAGGCTCTCCAAATGTTTTTATAAATGGTAAGCCTGCTGCTCGAATGGGAGATATGTGTACTTGCGTTGGCCCTCCCGATGTAATTGCTCAAGGTAATCCAACAGTTTTAATCAATGGAGTTCCAATTGCAACAGTAGGTAGTATGACTGCACACGGTGGGATTATTATATCAGGAGAAAGCAATGTAATCATTGGTAGTAATACCCCAAAACCTCTAACAGTTACAATGCCAATAACAGATATACCATTTCCAAAAATTAATATTATAGACAAAGTATTATCATCTAAATACATTAAGGAGGCAACTGCTAATCAAGAAAAATTAAAAGCAGAAGCTTATAATGATAATGATGATATTTCGATTTCTAGCAGAGTGGCTATTAAGCAACTTATAGACTACTGCAAAGACAATGAATCGAAAGTTTTTATAAATCAATTTAAGCTAGTTTATGGTAATAAAATTGATGAAGAATCATTTAAAATCTTACAAGAAAAAGGACGAAATAATAAAATTAAACAACCTTTAATAAAAACGACCAAAGGATATGTGCAAAATGAAGTATATTATAGTTTTAAAGAAGGAAAACATATTATTCAAGTAACTGAAAGAATAATAAAAGCATCTAAAGAAAGTGAGGCGCAACACGACAAATTAATGCTAAATTTGGCTAATGCCTTTCACGATTACATCGAGTACATTATTAAACATGAATGTCAGCCAACACAAAATACTTAA